One Fibrobacter sp. UWEL DNA window includes the following coding sequences:
- a CDS encoding glycoside hydrolase family 11 protein gives MKSILKVGVTAMFVLSASAFAQDFCSTTTHSGTAKEVSTNTVGSFSNGIGYELWNEGGNGGSATFYDDGSFKCNMTGAKDYLCRSGLSFNSDKSHTELGHMKADFKLVKSGLTGIDYSYIGIYGWTREPLVEWYIVDNTGSQYMPGSWVAQGSSAKNHGDFQIDGATYTVYEGDRTSYSIDGDNTYFKQYFSVRKSARDCGTIDITAHFKKWEELGMKMGKMHEAKILGEAGSNSGANAKGEYDFPYAKVYIEGAAAASSSSVAPVAASSSSVAPVVASSSSVAPVAVSSSSAIIDAIHGVRGMAMNNKTMLVFDAQGKFLSSFEAQNGQSLNDAIKAKFNAGVYLVKQGGAVRSIIVK, from the coding sequence ATGAAGTCTATTCTCAAAGTTGGCGTGACCGCCATGTTTGTTCTGAGTGCAAGTGCTTTTGCTCAGGATTTCTGCTCTACCACCACTCATAGTGGAACCGCTAAGGAAGTGTCTACAAATACTGTGGGTTCTTTCTCCAACGGTATTGGCTATGAACTCTGGAACGAAGGTGGTAACGGTGGTTCCGCTACGTTCTATGACGATGGTTCTTTCAAGTGCAATATGACTGGTGCTAAGGACTACCTGTGCCGTTCCGGCCTTTCTTTCAACAGCGATAAGAGCCATACTGAACTTGGTCACATGAAGGCTGACTTCAAGCTGGTCAAGAGCGGCCTTACTGGCATTGACTATTCCTACATCGGCATTTACGGCTGGACCCGCGAACCCCTGGTTGAATGGTACATCGTGGACAACACTGGTAGCCAGTACATGCCCGGCAGCTGGGTTGCTCAGGGTTCTTCTGCAAAGAATCACGGTGATTTCCAGATTGACGGTGCAACTTATACCGTTTACGAAGGCGACCGTACCTCCTACTCCATCGACGGCGACAATACCTACTTCAAGCAATACTTCAGCGTTCGTAAGAGCGCTCGTGACTGCGGTACTATCGACATTACCGCTCACTTTAAGAAGTGGGAAGAACTTGGTATGAAGATGGGTAAGATGCACGAAGCCAAGATCCTTGGCGAAGCTGGTAGCAATAGCGGTGCAAATGCAAAGGGCGAATACGATTTCCCCTATGCTAAGGTCTATATCGAAGGCGCTGCAGCAGCATCTAGTTCTTCTGTAGCACCTGTCGCTGCATCTAGCTCCTCTGTTGCTCCTGTTGTAGCATCCAGTTCTTCTGTAGCTCCCGTTGCAGTATCTAGCTCCTCTGCAATTATCGATGCTATTCACGGCGTTCGTGGCATGGCAATGAACAACAAGACCATGTTGGTATTTGATGCTCAGGGCAAGTTCCTCAGCTCTTTCGAAGCTCAGAACGGCCAGTCCCTGAACGATGCCATCAAGGCTAAGTTCAATGCCGGTGTTTACCTGGTAAAGCAGGGTGGTGCTGTTCGTAGCATCATCGTGAAGTAA
- the ybaK gene encoding Cys-tRNA(Pro) deacylase, whose protein sequence is MDIKKTNVARILDKQKISYELIPYVVDENDLGAQHVADSLGEDINQVFKTILVHGDKIGYLMCVVPGNLEVDLKGAAKVSGNKKIETVPLKDLTPLTGYIRGGCSPLGLKKNFPIFMHETCNDFPYIYVSAGERGLQLKIAPADLIKACRATVGCIARVTPTAPQD, encoded by the coding sequence ATGGATATTAAAAAGACCAACGTCGCTCGAATTCTCGACAAGCAGAAGATTTCCTATGAACTCATCCCCTATGTGGTGGATGAAAACGATCTGGGCGCCCAGCATGTGGCTGATTCCCTGGGTGAAGACATCAATCAGGTTTTCAAGACCATCCTGGTACATGGAGACAAGATTGGCTACCTCATGTGCGTCGTTCCCGGCAATCTGGAAGTAGACCTGAAGGGAGCAGCAAAGGTCAGCGGCAACAAGAAAATTGAAACCGTCCCCCTGAAGGATTTGACTCCCCTGACAGGATATATCCGCGGTGGCTGCAGCCCCCTAGGCCTCAAGAAGAACTTCCCCATCTTCATGCACGAAACCTGCAACGACTTCCCCTACATTTACGTAAGCGCAGGAGAACGAGGTCTGCAGTTGAAGATTGCTCCCGCAGATTTGATCAAGGCATGTCGCGCTACTGTTGGTTGCATCGCCCGCGTGACGCCCACAGCCCCGCAGGACTAA
- a CDS encoding GGDEF domain-containing protein — MQAYQKDSDYEANKFTLKAIRFSCILFGIIWILNILGIFIVDDTIMNVGFFGSILICAITFAVVKSIGLSNPKTKYVVLLFSAINYDFIGVMLTYHALLITALPLLLSVQYRNNKIIRYAYLITAIGHIVNVYGGYYLGLCNANMLLFTAHPTEFYAKQITEGILAPNDPGMPIPLALLVFFVVPQWFILMAFLPVLFHISKQVEIRTQNEIMGKRQSETDFMTGLGNSAHYQQMLKDYYPVIKNLAIIIWDINNMRLINEQQGHEVGDTLIAMAADSIKPLEAPNQKLYRVAGDEFVLIIENPSDGAINKALLKWNSKLDELNRSSITKLSAMVGYSQGSGRDIDFLVKDAYRMMANLKDTARMKAIPR, encoded by the coding sequence ATGCAAGCATATCAGAAAGATTCAGATTACGAAGCCAATAAGTTTACCTTAAAGGCCATTCGTTTCTCCTGCATCCTCTTCGGTATTATCTGGATTCTTAATATCCTGGGGATCTTCATTGTCGACGACACCATCATGAACGTCGGCTTCTTTGGCAGCATCCTCATTTGCGCCATTACCTTTGCCGTAGTCAAGTCCATCGGTCTGAGCAACCCCAAGACCAAATACGTGGTCCTGCTGTTCTCCGCCATCAACTACGACTTTATCGGCGTGATGCTCACCTACCACGCCCTATTGATCACGGCGCTGCCACTCCTGCTTTCAGTGCAGTACCGCAACAACAAGATCATCCGCTACGCCTATCTCATTACCGCCATCGGTCATATCGTCAACGTTTACGGCGGCTACTATCTCGGCCTCTGCAACGCCAACATGCTCCTGTTCACGGCACACCCCACGGAATTCTACGCAAAGCAGATTACAGAAGGAATCCTTGCCCCCAACGATCCCGGCATGCCCATTCCTTTAGCCCTATTGGTTTTCTTTGTCGTTCCCCAATGGTTTATCCTCATGGCGTTCCTGCCAGTACTTTTCCATATCAGCAAACAAGTTGAAATCAGAACTCAGAACGAAATCATGGGGAAGCGCCAGTCCGAAACAGACTTTATGACAGGTCTTGGCAACAGCGCACATTACCAGCAAATGCTCAAGGACTACTACCCTGTCATCAAGAATTTGGCAATTATCATCTGGGACATTAACAATATGCGCCTGATCAACGAGCAGCAAGGTCACGAGGTTGGTGACACCCTCATCGCCATGGCCGCCGATTCCATCAAGCCTCTAGAAGCCCCGAATCAAAAGCTTTATCGCGTTGCCGGTGATGAATTCGTCCTGATTATCGAGAATCCCTCCGATGGAGCCATCAACAAGGCACTCCTCAAGTGGAACAGCAAGCTGGATGAACTGAACAGATCCTCCATTACTAAGCTTTCCGCCATGGTGGGTTATTCCCAAGGCAGCGGCAGGGACATCGACTTCCTGGTGAAGGATGCCTACCGCATGATGGCCAACCTGAAGGATACGGCCCGCATGAAAGCTATTCCCAGATAG
- a CDS encoding Gfo/Idh/MocA family protein yields the protein MTKAKKAILIGNGTMGKRHRARFESCGVRFVEVLDLDAEKWLELSDLSPEKVDFAVVASPAVSHYKYAKFLLERKIPVLVEKPLAITAEQAMELVDLSVRNDTLLFVAQSECYNPLFLNFRKHLLVDLRNAVAASRSAAGENAAGENAGHAPLNVKLEFRREHGYSERCRDVDVSLDLLVHDVSLFLNLFDAKDVMWLEEDGCGCGSHEEHSCGCHQGDGSCGDRIYRTAKLVSGEFAGVVAEFYADRNSENDIRQISVEFGRNGNMSGFDYSVSLVRYTPMGTVDHIPDSLDNEHRFFLKLLASACKDWARRALMNAAQSIVLIGGRNQCSQ from the coding sequence ATGACGAAGGCTAAAAAGGCAATTCTTATAGGTAACGGAACGATGGGCAAACGCCATAGGGCTCGCTTTGAGTCTTGTGGAGTCCGCTTTGTGGAAGTTCTGGATCTAGATGCCGAAAAGTGGCTGGAATTATCCGATTTGTCGCCTGAAAAGGTTGATTTTGCGGTTGTCGCCTCTCCTGCAGTTTCTCACTACAAGTATGCCAAGTTCCTGCTGGAACGGAAGATTCCTGTCCTGGTGGAAAAGCCTCTGGCTATTACCGCTGAGCAGGCTATGGAACTGGTGGATTTATCAGTAAGGAACGACACCTTGCTGTTTGTCGCCCAGTCGGAATGTTACAACCCCCTGTTCCTGAACTTCCGGAAGCATCTTCTGGTGGATTTAAGAAATGCGGTGGCTGCTAGCCGAAGCGCTGCGGGTGAAAATGCTGCGGGTGAAAATGCGGGACACGCACCCTTGAACGTGAAGCTAGAGTTCCGTCGGGAACACGGCTATAGCGAGCGGTGCCGCGATGTGGACGTTTCCCTGGACCTGCTGGTCCACGATGTCAGTCTATTCCTGAACCTCTTTGACGCCAAGGATGTAATGTGGCTGGAGGAGGACGGTTGTGGCTGCGGCTCTCACGAGGAACATTCTTGCGGCTGCCATCAAGGAGATGGTAGCTGTGGCGATCGAATCTACAGGACGGCAAAGCTTGTGTCTGGAGAATTTGCTGGTGTGGTGGCGGAATTTTACGCCGATCGCAATAGCGAAAATGACATCCGCCAGATATCCGTGGAATTTGGCCGTAATGGAAATATGTCCGGTTTTGACTATTCCGTCAGTCTCGTTCGCTATACGCCTATGGGAACTGTAGATCACATTCCAGACTCTCTGGACAATGAACATCGGTTCTTTTTGAAACTTTTAGCATCGGCATGCAAGGATTGGGCCCGCAGAGCCTTAATGAATGCTGCACAATCGATTGTTTTGATAGGAGGACGAAACCAATGCTCACAATGA
- a CDS encoding TIGR02147 family protein: MKPIAEYQNYRSVIQDFYDEHKSRGMLTWRGFSELAGFASSGYLKLVCQGKANLSDAGIQQVAKAMKLTPSETAYFKELVLLDQAKTVTDKDKSLKNLEKLSKSCKARVLRDDSLDYFSNWQNAVVRELAPKAPANAKTSNIARQVLPEITAAEVGRALKFLTATGMLVKNEDGSFTQTDKVLTSGNKDLSSVALRSFHKQLGKLAIDSLDNVPVNERNSSDLVIGITAAQYEKLVQKIIDFRREVLDVVTETDDMERVYCLQMNLFPLSHKISTKGNPDEK; this comes from the coding sequence ATGAAGCCCATTGCTGAATACCAAAATTACAGAAGCGTTATTCAGGACTTTTATGATGAACATAAAAGCCGTGGAATGCTAACGTGGCGTGGTTTTTCGGAATTGGCAGGATTTGCTTCTTCGGGGTATCTGAAGCTTGTTTGCCAGGGCAAGGCAAACTTAAGCGATGCGGGCATCCAGCAGGTGGCAAAGGCGATGAAGCTTACACCATCCGAAACAGCCTATTTTAAGGAATTGGTTCTGCTGGACCAGGCTAAGACTGTGACAGATAAGGACAAGTCCTTGAAGAACCTTGAAAAGCTTTCCAAGAGCTGCAAGGCCCGAGTATTGAGGGATGATTCCCTGGATTATTTCTCTAACTGGCAGAATGCCGTGGTTAGGGAACTGGCTCCCAAGGCTCCCGCCAACGCCAAGACGTCTAACATAGCCCGTCAGGTTCTTCCCGAAATTACCGCTGCCGAAGTAGGCCGCGCCCTGAAGTTCCTTACCGCCACAGGAATGCTGGTAAAGAACGAAGACGGAAGTTTTACCCAGACGGACAAGGTTCTGACTTCTGGCAATAAAGATTTGTCTAGTGTAGCCCTCCGCAGCTTCCACAAGCAGTTGGGCAAGTTGGCTATTGATTCTCTTGATAACGTTCCCGTGAATGAACGTAATTCCTCTGACTTGGTCATTGGTATTACTGCTGCCCAGTACGAGAAGCTGGTGCAGAAGATTATCGACTTCCGTCGCGAAGTTCTGGACGTTGTTACCGAAACTGATGATATGGAACGAGTCTACTGCTTGCAGATGAACTTGTTCCCCCTCAGTCATAAAATTTCCACCAAGGGAAACCCTGATGAAAAGTAG
- a CDS encoding FISUMP domain-containing protein, whose protein sequence is MKSRMCKSLMLSAVAAAFFMGCSDKDSTAGGATEGGNAIAKASVTGNAQKGPFVAGSRVIVHELEGEGLVQTGKAFIGKTDKNGSFKLNNVSLASQYAILECTGYFNNELTGEKSQGQITLNAIVDLSKREQVNINLLTQLEYDRVVYLVTEKDMSVAEAKKQARNEIAKSMFDVDSPLDFEDLDIFGSSDGDARLLAMSTLTLVGNSDADLSELLAEMGADVEKDGTVGKGEAFARMADISAMYLNLKQIRKNVEKFSDGTVPDFEKYVKEFWATAFDLGDCSKENEGEYRKNGNEYSGRRTAGFVCEDGTWKLSFFNPDYKYGSFTDERDGYTYRTTTIGDQTWFAENLRYVTKGDSSVTAKCFNDDDRYCEVYGGYYMYRSVSCPDGWHVPSREEWKTLFDEVGGQSTASAKLRARGGWDVNTHPNTEKDEDQFGFSAMPAGVYYFGDEGGSTYFRTSDVLTDSLGKDRGAVYVVGMNDGDSSWVGNAMHSTAVSVRCIKDEDTKKETEE, encoded by the coding sequence ATGAAAAGTAGGATGTGTAAGAGCTTGATGCTGTCCGCTGTTGCGGCAGCATTTTTTATGGGTTGTTCTGACAAGGATAGTACTGCCGGAGGCGCTACCGAGGGCGGTAACGCTATTGCCAAGGCTTCGGTTACGGGAAATGCCCAGAAGGGCCCGTTTGTTGCTGGCTCCAGAGTAATTGTGCACGAACTGGAAGGCGAAGGCCTTGTGCAGACAGGTAAGGCATTTATTGGCAAGACCGACAAGAATGGTTCGTTCAAGTTGAATAATGTTTCCTTGGCGTCCCAGTATGCAATTTTGGAATGTACCGGTTATTTCAATAACGAACTGACGGGTGAAAAATCTCAGGGTCAGATCACTTTGAACGCCATTGTGGACTTGTCCAAACGCGAACAGGTGAACATCAACTTGCTGACCCAGCTGGAATACGACCGCGTGGTTTACCTGGTGACCGAGAAGGACATGTCTGTGGCTGAGGCCAAGAAGCAGGCGCGTAACGAAATTGCCAAGTCCATGTTCGATGTCGATTCTCCGCTGGATTTTGAAGATCTGGATATTTTCGGTTCCTCTGATGGAGATGCTCGATTGCTTGCCATGTCCACCTTGACCTTGGTGGGAAACAGCGATGCGGATCTTTCTGAATTACTTGCAGAAATGGGCGCGGACGTTGAAAAGGATGGAACTGTTGGAAAGGGTGAAGCCTTCGCCCGTATGGCGGATATTTCGGCCATGTATCTGAACTTGAAGCAGATACGAAAGAATGTGGAAAAGTTCTCCGATGGAACTGTACCTGATTTCGAAAAATACGTGAAGGAATTCTGGGCCACCGCATTTGACTTGGGCGATTGTTCTAAGGAAAATGAAGGTGAATACAGGAAGAACGGAAATGAATACAGTGGCCGTCGCACTGCAGGTTTTGTTTGTGAGGATGGAACCTGGAAACTGAGTTTCTTCAATCCGGATTACAAGTACGGTTCCTTTACGGATGAACGTGATGGCTATACCTATCGCACTACCACCATTGGTGACCAGACCTGGTTTGCTGAAAACCTGCGTTATGTAACCAAGGGGGATAGCTCGGTGACTGCAAAGTGCTTCAATGACGATGACCGGTACTGTGAAGTCTACGGTGGCTACTATATGTATCGTTCTGTGTCGTGCCCTGACGGATGGCATGTGCCTTCCCGCGAGGAATGGAAGACCTTGTTTGATGAAGTGGGCGGCCAGTCTACCGCTTCAGCAAAGCTTCGTGCCCGTGGTGGCTGGGACGTAAATACTCATCCCAACACTGAAAAGGACGAAGACCAGTTCGGTTTCTCCGCTATGCCTGCAGGTGTGTACTACTTTGGCGATGAAGGTGGATCCACCTACTTCCGTACATCCGATGTACTTACGGATTCTCTAGGGAAGGATCGTGGTGCAGTCTATGTGGTTGGCATGAACGATGGGGATTCTTCCTGGGTGGGCAATGCCATGCATTCGACTGCAGTCTCTGTTCGCTGTATTAAGGACGAAGACACCAAGAAGGAAACCGAGGAGTAA
- a CDS encoding diguanylate cyclase domain-containing protein — protein sequence MKLKYLKDSDYQANLIVLKGAAAANIVYAIVWILNLIHVFFIDPNIMNTGIGISTFLFALMFCTGKAMGLENPKTKYVLIAFSVAFITSINIMLTYHSILASTLPLILSVQYRKKKILWYTCWLVMLGQAATVYGGYHFGLCNANWVLYTCYTTDSFMQMLLNNDVTITEPGISRTLALFLYYILPQWMILGCFVPTLLLLSAQIEARSQRDLVKHRQESLDYMTGLGNRTLYNNMLKDYYPNVKQMAVIMWDIRNLRKISDEQGPEMGDRLISMMADSIKPFRSEHVRPFRIAGSKFAMLLKGYNLDNCTRIIDQWRVNVEKLNSNSPVKLCAAIGYAQGSGSDSDLAVAQAEKMLTDYKSVSDY from the coding sequence ATGAAGTTGAAATACTTGAAAGATTCGGACTACCAGGCAAACCTCATTGTCCTGAAGGGTGCAGCCGCAGCAAACATTGTCTACGCCATCGTCTGGATCTTGAACCTCATCCATGTGTTCTTCATCGATCCCAACATCATGAACACGGGCATCGGTATTTCCACTTTCCTTTTCGCATTGATGTTCTGCACCGGGAAGGCCATGGGCCTGGAAAATCCCAAGACCAAGTACGTTCTGATTGCATTCTCCGTAGCGTTCATTACGTCCATCAACATCATGCTGACTTACCATTCCATCCTGGCATCCACCCTGCCGCTCATTCTCTCCGTGCAGTACCGCAAGAAAAAGATCCTGTGGTACACCTGCTGGCTGGTCATGCTGGGCCAAGCCGCTACCGTCTATGGCGGTTACCATTTTGGGCTCTGCAACGCAAACTGGGTGCTGTATACCTGCTATACCACAGACTCCTTCATGCAGATGCTCCTGAACAACGACGTTACCATTACAGAGCCGGGCATTTCCAGAACGCTGGCATTGTTCCTCTATTACATTCTGCCCCAGTGGATGATCCTCGGTTGCTTCGTCCCCACCTTGCTGCTCCTTTCCGCACAGATCGAAGCCCGCTCCCAGCGTGACCTGGTCAAGCACCGTCAGGAAAGCCTGGACTACATGACCGGTCTCGGCAACCGCACCCTCTACAACAACATGCTGAAGGACTACTATCCCAATGTCAAGCAGATGGCCGTCATCATGTGGGATATCCGTAACCTCCGCAAGATTTCCGACGAGCAGGGTCCCGAAATGGGAGACCGCCTCATCTCTATGATGGCAGATTCCATCAAGCCCTTCCGCAGCGAACACGTTCGCCCGTTCCGCATTGCGGGTAGCAAGTTCGCCATGCTCCTGAAGGGTTACAATCTGGACAACTGCACACGAATCATCGACCAGTGGCGAGTGAACGTGGAGAAACTGAACAGCAATTCTCCCGTGAAGCTTTGCGCCGCCATCGGTTACGCACAGGGCAGCGGGTCAGACAGCGATTTGGCTGTGGCCCAGGCCGAAAAAATGCTTACGGACTACAAATCAGTATCTGACTACTAG
- a CDS encoding glycogen/starch/alpha-glucan phosphorylase, protein MAKTTKKTAAPVLGTDAEAFRKAFTDHINHTLARSMDTVTDHEKFLAVAYAVRDRLVDRWIKTQETYYEKDVKRVYYLSLEFLIGRTLGNSVLNLDVEGAVTEALDEVGMTLDELREQEVDAGLGNGGLGRLAACFLDSMATLELPATGMGIRYEYGMFSQKIVNGEQEEQPDNWLRLPNPWEIARPANAIKVPFFGYVVSWTDEKGKLRNRWETKDYVLALPYDTPIPGYKNNTVNNLRLWSAKSTDDFGLSYFNNGDYIAAVQDMELSETISKVLYPNDSSMNGKELRLKQQYFLCSASLQDIINRFKKTHNNDWKVFPEKVAIQLNDTHPAISIAEMMRILLDEENLEWDDAWEIVTKTFAYTNHTLMPEALEKWPVSLFEKLLPRHLQIIFEINARFLRMVSLKWPGDNARLGRMSLIEEGGCKMIRMAYLSIVGSYAVNGVAALHSDLLKTTLFKDFYELWPEKFNNKTNGVTPRRWVRKANPAMSELVTSKIGESWVKDLDDLRQLEKFAKDAKFQKAFMDVKKQNKERLAKYLKESQGVELDTNMFFDVQVKRIHEYKRQLLNILHAIHLYIQIKDGKEIMPRTIMIGGKSAPGYWMAKQIIRLANAVAAIIDADPACKGKLKMVFLENYRVSFAEKIIPAADLSEQISTAGTEASGTGNMKFALNGALTIGTLDGANVEMKEEVGDENIFIFGLTVEEVTDLLAKGYRPRDFYESDDDLRRVIDLIGSGFFSPDRPDLFKHIADKLLTHDPYMLCADFRSYVDMQKKVAEAYQDKKHWAEMAILNVARMGKFSSDRTIDQYAKEIWNAKACSIKL, encoded by the coding sequence ATGGCAAAGACTACCAAGAAAACAGCAGCCCCCGTGCTCGGTACCGATGCAGAAGCATTCCGCAAGGCATTTACCGACCACATCAACCACACCCTCGCCCGCAGCATGGACACTGTGACCGACCACGAAAAGTTCCTGGCCGTTGCTTACGCAGTTCGTGACCGTCTGGTTGACCGCTGGATCAAGACTCAGGAAACTTACTACGAAAAGGACGTGAAGCGCGTCTATTACCTGTCCCTGGAATTCCTCATCGGCCGTACCCTCGGTAACTCCGTCCTGAACCTGGACGTTGAAGGTGCTGTGACCGAAGCTCTGGACGAAGTGGGCATGACTCTGGACGAACTTCGCGAACAGGAAGTGGACGCAGGTCTGGGCAACGGCGGTCTTGGCCGTCTGGCAGCTTGCTTCCTGGATTCCATGGCAACTCTGGAACTTCCCGCAACCGGTATGGGTATCCGTTACGAATACGGTATGTTCAGCCAGAAGATCGTGAACGGCGAACAGGAAGAACAGCCGGATAACTGGCTCCGTCTCCCCAACCCGTGGGAAATCGCTCGCCCCGCAAACGCAATCAAGGTTCCCTTCTTCGGCTACGTTGTAAGCTGGACCGACGAAAAGGGCAAGCTCCGCAACCGTTGGGAAACCAAGGACTACGTCCTGGCTCTCCCCTACGATACTCCGATTCCGGGTTACAAAAACAACACCGTGAACAACCTGCGCCTCTGGAGCGCCAAGTCCACCGACGACTTCGGCCTCTCCTACTTCAACAACGGTGACTACATCGCCGCTGTGCAGGACATGGAACTTTCTGAAACCATCTCCAAGGTTCTCTACCCCAACGACTCCTCCATGAACGGTAAGGAACTGCGCCTGAAGCAGCAGTACTTCCTGTGCTCTGCATCTCTGCAGGACATCATCAACCGTTTCAAGAAGACCCACAACAATGATTGGAAGGTCTTCCCCGAAAAGGTCGCCATCCAGCTGAACGACACTCATCCGGCAATCTCTATCGCCGAAATGATGCGCATTCTTCTTGACGAAGAAAACCTGGAATGGGACGATGCATGGGAAATCGTTACCAAGACTTTTGCATACACCAACCACACCTTGATGCCGGAAGCTCTCGAAAAGTGGCCTGTTAGCCTCTTCGAAAAGCTCCTCCCCCGTCATCTCCAGATCATCTTCGAAATCAATGCTCGCTTCCTGCGCATGGTTTCCCTCAAGTGGCCCGGCGACAACGCTCGTCTCGGTCGCATGAGCCTCATCGAAGAAGGTGGCTGCAAGATGATCCGCATGGCATACCTCTCCATCGTAGGTTCCTACGCTGTGAACGGTGTGGCAGCTCTGCACTCCGACCTTCTCAAGACCACCCTGTTCAAGGACTTCTACGAACTGTGGCCTGAAAAGTTCAACAACAAGACTAACGGCGTCACACCTCGTCGCTGGGTCCGCAAGGCTAACCCGGCTATGTCCGAACTGGTTACCAGCAAGATCGGTGAATCCTGGGTCAAGGATCTGGACGATCTGCGTCAGCTGGAAAAGTTCGCCAAGGATGCTAAGTTCCAGAAGGCATTCATGGACGTGAAGAAGCAGAACAAGGAACGTCTGGCCAAGTACCTGAAGGAATCTCAGGGCGTCGAACTGGACACCAACATGTTCTTCGACGTGCAGGTCAAGCGTATTCACGAATACAAGCGCCAGCTCCTGAACATCCTCCACGCTATCCACCTGTACATCCAGATCAAGGATGGCAAGGAAATCATGCCCCGTACCATCATGATCGGTGGTAAGTCCGCTCCTGGTTACTGGATGGCTAAGCAGATCATCCGCCTGGCTAACGCAGTGGCAGCAATCATCGACGCTGATCCCGCATGCAAGGGCAAGCTGAAGATGGTCTTCCTGGAAAACTACCGCGTTTCCTTCGCAGAAAAGATCATCCCGGCAGCAGACCTGTCCGAACAGATCTCCACTGCAGGTACCGAAGCTTCTGGTACCGGTAACATGAAGTTCGCCCTCAACGGCGCTCTCACCATCGGTACTCTCGATGGCGCTAACGTGGAAATGAAGGAAGAAGTGGGTGACGAAAACATCTTCATCTTCGGTCTCACCGTTGAAGAAGTTACCGACCTCTTGGCTAAGGGCTACCGTCCTCGCGACTTCTACGAATCCGACGACGATCTCCGTCGCGTGATCGACCTGATCGGCTCTGGCTTCTTCAGCCCGGATCGTCCGGACCTGTTCAAGCACATCGCCGACAAGCTCCTGACTCACGACCCGTACATGCTCTGCGCAGACTTCCGTAGCTACGTCGACATGCAGAAGAAGGTTGCAGAAGCTTACCAGGACAAGAAGCACTGGGCAGAAATGGCTATCCTGAACGTAGCTCGCATGGGCAAGTTCAGCTCTGACCGTACCATCGACCAGTACGCTAAGGAAATCTGGAACGCTAAGGCTTGTTCTATTAAGTTGTAA
- a CDS encoding histidine phosphatase family protein, whose translation MNIMKKAFVSVIALSAMSFMVACGDDSGSPTAPTPVPAASSDSQVIPTPVSSASVDPGVPASSAAAVDPVNTDPTIPASSASTIPAVEGSYPDELLYTIDPTIAVTADADGFYDIADIYKAAPQTSKIAFVIRHSARADSTGKLSPLTTKGAAQAQELGKRIGGTEPFYYASTDFVRTRETAANIAVGRGETPVVETLDIIDGNYFYRKDATIDIEDLKKKSTDLNTLISRYCYNYTFPNAETNALVYASFYPLFSRGNQFVKEVVLDNMANWKRVSILVTHDVLAEPMVVYASNRAVNLKAYSKADGYRWVNFMSGVAVVVSEAGAVSIYPVRGYDVGWQNPSEAKAEAQADTAAEPIIK comes from the coding sequence ATGAATATTATGAAAAAAGCTTTTGTCAGCGTTATTGCTTTGTCTGCAATGTCCTTTATGGTGGCTTGCGGTGATGATTCCGGCAGTCCCACTGCTCCAACCCCTGTTCCTGCGGCCAGTTCCGACTCCCAGGTGATTCCGACTCCGGTATCTAGCGCAAGTGTTGATCCGGGCGTTCCCGCTTCCAGCGCCGCTGCTGTGGATCCTGTGAATACGGATCCTACCATACCGGCATCTTCTGCCAGCACGATTCCTGCTGTAGAAGGCTCTTATCCTGATGAACTGCTTTATACCATCGATCCCACTATCGCTGTAACCGCCGATGCAGATGGCTTCTATGATATTGCCGATATTTACAAGGCTGCGCCCCAGACTAGCAAGATTGCTTTCGTCATTCGCCATTCCGCTCGTGCGGATAGTACTGGCAAACTGTCGCCCTTGACTACTAAGGGCGCCGCACAGGCCCAGGAGCTGGGTAAACGCATTGGTGGGACGGAACCGTTCTACTATGCTTCCACGGACTTTGTGCGCACTCGTGAAACTGCTGCAAATATTGCAGTGGGCCGCGGTGAAACTCCTGTGGTTGAAACCCTGGACATTATCGACGGTAACTACTTCTATCGCAAGGATGCTACCATCGATATTGAAGATCTCAAGAAGAAGTCCACCGACTTGAATACCTTGATTTCTCGCTATTGCTACAACTATACTTTCCCCAATGCAGAAACGAACGCTCTGGTGTACGCTTCCTTCTATCCGCTGTTCTCTCGCGGTAATCAGTTTGTGAAGGAAGTGGTCCTGGATAACATGGCCAACTGGAAGCGAGTCAGCATTCTGGTCACTCACGATGTTCTGGCAGAACCCATGGTTGTCTATGCCTCCAACAGGGCGGTTAACCTGAAGGCCTATTCCAAGGCTGATGGATATCGTTGGGTGAACTTCATGTCCGGCGTGGCAGTGGTTGTGAGCGAAGCTGGTGCCGTAAGTATCTACCCGGTTCGCGGTTACGACGTGGGCTGGCAGAATCCTAGCGAAGCAAAGGCTGAAGCCCAGGCTGATACCGCTGCTGAACCGATCATCAAGTAA